The following DNA comes from Vigna radiata var. radiata cultivar VC1973A unplaced genomic scaffold, Vradiata_ver6 scaffold_298, whole genome shotgun sequence.
ACAACCCTGTAATATTGATTACAAAATTTCTTTTAGTATCCTCCATTATCTTAGATGTAAAAATTACAGAGATTCTAAGCATTAGGTATATAGATTTTTGATAGGcctttatgatttatttaataagGCATATagggttttgcttgattcttgAAAGAGTTGGGCCAAATagcttcaattttatttctttaaactttttgtGCAGGGCTTGTACAACTATCACAATTTGAAGGATTTACTAGGTGATGGGATTTTCACTGTTGATGGGGAGAAATGGCGGGAACAAAGGAAAATATCAAGTCATGAATTCTCTACCAAGATGTTAAGGGACTTCAGCGTTTCAATATTCAGAAAGAATGCAGCAAAACTTGCAGACATTGTGTCTGAATCTGCAACTTCTAATAGTTCTTTGGAAATCCAAGTCGGTATATATATGCCCTGAAAGATGCTATCACATACCTTCTTTTATCTACTTCATAGGATGCTAATTTGCTCCAATAATTTGTATAGGACCTTTTCATGAGATCAACACTGGATTCAATTTTCCAAGTTGCATTTGGAACTGAACTTGACAGCATGTGTGGATCAAGTCAAGAAGGGAAGATTTTTGCTGATGCTTTTGATGCATCAAGTGCACTCACCCTCTATCGTTATGTTGATGTCTTCTGGAAGATCAAGAAATTTCTGAATATTGGATCAGAGGCGAAATTAAGAAAGACTACTAAAGTTTTagataaatttgttttgaacCTAATCAACACTAGAATTCAGCAAATGCAGATTTCAAGGGGAGGTTCCGATGTAAGTTTATTACATGCAAGCTGTATTTATACATGATGAAAAGAGTAACCTTAGCTGTAGAATCATAAACGGAAGCTTGAGATTAAACTTACATAAAAGAATCATGGCCATTTATATATGAGTGCATGACCAAGATTAACTCTCTTAATCTCTCACTAGATGTGCCACCAATATATGATCCATTTTTCACTCTATATCTGTAGAGTAAACGTGAAGATATTCTGTCAAGGTTTCTGCAAGTGAAGGGATATGATTCAAAATACCTAAgagatataattttaaactttgttattGCTGGGAAAGACACAACAGCAGCCACACTTTCTTGGTTCATGTACATGTTATGTAAGTACCCTGCAGTTCAAGAAAAAGCAGCAGAAGAAGTGAAAGAagcaacaaacacaaaaacaattaGCAGCTATACTGAATTTGCATCAAGTGTAACAGATGAAGCTCTTGAAAAGATGAACTATCTTCATGCAGTAATTACAGAAACGCTCAGACTTTATCCTGCTGTCCCTGTGGTAAGATTAAGTTTGAGGCTGaactcttcattttcatcactGCATGCAGTAGAAACAAGACTCCACTACTGCTCCTTCTTGCATTTATGGTTAAAACTACAGATACCTCTAAAGGTGGGAGGACTTGGGGCTGTTTGATTTCCTTCTCaccttttgttttaaaattgttttattttcaaataatttcatGGTATTCAGCTCTCAAGTCCATCTAAAGTTGATCACGTTTTGAAATCTTCTTAAACAAGTATATTGAAAACCAAAAACACAGATGTTTTGTCATTTTTGTCATGTTCTGTGGTCCTAGCTCAAGGGTGTGCTATAATGGTGAGGCATGTGCTTGGCATGGGTCTgtgtttcctttgttttttctataaactagtaagatttttgaaaatagaaacCAAATGCACTcatgttttaaatttgatttctagACCAAGTACAAGATCCAGCTTTAAGATTTTCTCTCCTTAGACATGTCTCTTATTTTCACACATATTTCATCCTCTAATTTACTTGGTAAGGACTAAAGCTTATTGAGGAACTTGTCAAGTTTCTACAACCTCACAATTGATATATTATCATTGTAACTGAAAGACTAAAATAGCCTTTAGGTTCCtcatcttattttttctttaaatctgGTATAACAGATACACTTTAACAGATCAaggtgactttttaaatttagagaACCAAGTTGAAGCTAAAAATTAAGAGGACTAGAAACCTATTTTATGCTAATAAAAAATCAGCACTCCACCCTTCCTCACTGGCTTCCATGTAATAATATAACTTCCCAAGATTGTTGTTACACATTTGACATGCTTGTATATGAAATGCATTATAAGTACCAGACTCCTTAATTTGATGCAGGATGCAAAGATTTGTTTTTCTGATGATACATTACCAGATGGGTACAGTGTTAATAAGGGAGATATGGTATCTTACCAACCTTATGCAATGGGTCGGATGAAATTTATATGGGGTGATGATGCAGAGGATTTTAGACCAGAAAGATGGCTTGATGAGAATGGCATTTTTAAGCCAGAGAGCCCTTTCAAGTTTACAGCTTTTCAGGTTAGTAGAGTTTTGCTTAGAACATTTTTGAGAATTATGCTTGTTATGCACATGATCAAACTCCTATTTGTGTGTATTTTCTTTCAAGAAACATTGgattaattttgattcatttgCAGGCTGGTCCTCGGATTTGTCTAGGAAAAGAGTTTGCTTATAGACAAATGAAGATATTTTCAGCAGTTTTATTAGGTTGTTTCCGCTTCAAATTGAATGATGAGAAGAAAAATGTGACCTACAAGACGATGATAAATCTTCATATTGATGGAGGCCTTGAAATCAAGGCCTTGCACAGATAAGGGGATTAAAAGATTTTTGGAACAATCCCAACTCTACTCAAAAGCTAAAACTAAAAGTAGTTCAACAAAAGGGAATGAAAGTGTATTTTAGAATTGAAAGATATGTTGGTTTTCAAGTTATTCTATgaacataatttaataatgtataCTATTATATGACTTTAAGTGTGCCTCGAAGAAAATAAATCCAAACAATcctatatataacttatgtaagattcattaaaatatttactttaataaatagtaataatattatcttattattattagtaataaacGTGAAAAATagacttaaatattataaagatgaaaaaataaacaaataaatgcgTTTGTTTAGATGACAATGGTCTTATTGACATAAGAAAATGGCTTTTAACCCCGGGGAAGGGATTtatgttgaaaaatattttataaatattttaatagcatAATTGAAACCTAGGAGCTTTCTatcaacattttttcaaaaaactgAGACTGTGGTGGACTAGCCAACTCATTCATGGAGGAAGAATGGGCTGCTTTGCAAAAAGCATGCCTTGAAAACCGAAATGGTGGATAACCTTTCGGAATTTCTGGCAGAAATTAAGGATTTCGGGACCCGCATGCACAAAATTTTTGGTTATAAATTGGGGGAACCTTTAGCCAGTGCGGTAACTTGGAGAAAGAAAGGAACGGAGACTTGGACTAACAACAAAGAGGGTGGCTAGAAACATATCTTTCGATCgcgaaaaaaaaacaattgtgagaaaaaaaaaaaggtaaaagaaactatttttttttttttttatttatgtatgatATTTAGGTCCATGATTTTGATTATGAGAGATAAGCATGTTGGGTTTTAGTAACGTTAACTGTTTATCTAGGGTTTTGATTTTtcttgattatatttttttgttttttatttttcgagTTATCTTAGTAAGATCTTAATCTCTACTTTCTTTGTCATTAAATTACgctaaaattttgatatatgattcttgaaatatattatttcacttTGATTGTTTGGATTTTTAATTTGAGGTATGTACTTGGAagaattaattttacaattttgagTAAACTGATCACTTTATTTCTGTCTCTAAGTTACTTCAGTAAAATCTCAATCCTCCTTCGTTTATCGTtagattaagttaaaatttgatatatgattTCTAAGACATATTACTTCATTTTTACAACATGgaacattaatttaaattttgtgctTACAGAAATAAATTTCGCATTATGGATGGAgttgaaaacaaatttatttatgtcCTTAAGTTACCTTGacaaaactttaattttcacTATGTTTACCGTTAGGTTGACCTGAAATTTGGATATATGATTCATAAGACATATCAATTCATCTTAACCGCTTAgattattaattgaaaaattgtacttagacaaaataatttcatattttagatGGATCTGAAAACCACTAGAAAACAAGTTAATAGTTGAGTACCGAGACAACTTAATGACATAATTAAAGTGGTTTTCAAATCCATCCAAAATACGAAATGATTTGTCTAAGTACAGTTTTCCAAATAATAGTCTAAGCGGTCAAGATGAATTTATATGTCTTATAAaccatatatcaaaatttcaagtcaatttaaaagtaaacaaaataagaattaaagtTTTAGCGAGGTTACTTAAGGACAAAAATAAAGTGGTTTTTAGCTCCAtccaaaatgataaaattatttctctAAGCACAAACTTCAAATTAATGTTCCAAGCGGTAAAAGTGAAGTAATATGTCTTAGAAATTATCAACAGTGCAAAAACAGCGTATAACATCACGCGATCAACATCGAATCGCTCAATAtgcaacgttaaaaatgaccggtgacatttttgtaaataaa
Coding sequences within:
- the LOC106778947 gene encoding cytochrome P450 704C1-like — translated: MSSMAFLSHPYFFAALTLLVLQFLFRKLSKRDGKRYHPVAGTVFNQMINFHRLHHYMTHLAAKHRTYRLLNLFRYEVYTAEPSNVEYILKTNFENYGKGLYNYHNLKDLLGDGIFTVDGEKWREQRKISSHEFSTKMLRDFSVSIFRKNAAKLADIVSESATSNSSLEIQDLFMRSTLDSIFQVAFGTELDSMCGSSQEGKIFADAFDASSALTLYRYVDVFWKIKKFLNIGSEAKLRKTTKVLDKFVLNLINTRIQQMQISRGGSDSKREDILSRFLQVKGYDSKYLRDIILNFVIAGKDTTAATLSWFMYMLCKYPAVQEKAAEEVKEATNTKTISSYTEFASSVTDEALEKMNYLHAVITETLRLYPAVPVDAKICFSDDTLPDGYSVNKGDMVSYQPYAMGRMKFIWGDDAEDFRPERWLDENGIFKPESPFKFTAFQAGPRICLGKEFAYRQMKIFSAVLLGCFRFKLNDEKKNVTYKTMINLHIDGGLEIKALHR